The DNA region TGACCAGCGACAAGACCGTCGAGTGGGAGGACGGCAGCACCTACCCGGTCGTCGACGTCGAGATCTCCTCGGCGAGCCACCCCTTCTACACGGGCACCGCCCGCGTCCTCGACACCGCCGGCCGCGTCGAGAAGTTCCAGCGCCGCTACGGAGCCCGCTGATGCGTGGCGATCACCGGCTCCCCGTCGTACTCGTCGGCGGACTGCACGCCGACGCCCGCAAGGAGGTCGTCGAACGACTCCTGAAGACCGTCCCCGGCAGCGTGGCCCTGCATCACGACCTGGCGGGGGCATCCGACGGCAACGTCCTGCGGCTGATCCGCGACGCCACCGGCACCCTCTCCTCCGGCGATACGCCCCTGGTCAACGACTGCGCCTGCTGCGCGCTGCGCGAGGACCTCGTCCCGGAGCTGGAACGGCTGGCGGACAGCCGTCTGACCCGTCTCGCCGTGGTCGAGCTGTGGGACTCGGTCGAGCCCAAGGCGATGGCGGAGGTCATCGCCGCCCACGGCGGAGACCGCCTGGCGCTCACGAACGTGATCACCGCCGTGGACCCCGCGCTCGTCCTGCCGTATCTCGGCAACGGCGACGACCTGGCCGAGGCCGGCCTGGCCGCCGCCCCGACCGACCAGCGGACGGTCGGGGACACCTGGGCCCGTCAGCTGGAGTACGCCCCCGTCCTCGCCGTCGTCGACAGCGCGGACGCGGACGACGAGGACCGCGCCCTCCTCGCGCAACTCCATCCCACCGCACGGCTCGTGCCGGCCGGCTCCGGCGAACTCGCCGCAGCCGCGTTCGCCGGCTTCGACGTCGAGGCCGCGGCGGCCGCCCAGCACCCCGCCTGCGCGCTGCTGCCCCAGGACGCGGACGAGGCGGGCGTCAGCACCTTCGTCTGGCGCCGCCACCGGCCCTTCCACCCGGGGCGGCTGTACGAGGCACTGGAGGACCTGTGCTGCGCGGCGGCCCGCAGCCGCGGGCGGTTCTGGCTCGCCGACCGCCCCGACACCCTGCTCGCCTGGGACGCGGCCGGCGGAGCGCTGTGCGTGGAGAGCGCCGGCCCCTGGCTGGCGTCACTGCCCGACGCCGCCTGGGAGATGGTCCCGCCCGTCCGCCGCGCGGCGGCCGCCCTCGACTGGCACCCCGAGCACGGCGACTGCTGCCAGCACCTCGTCTTCACCTCGCCCGGCCTCGACCGGGAGGGGCTCGAAGTGCTCCTCGACTCCTGTCTGCTGACGGACGCCGAGTACCAGGCGGGCCGCGAGGCGTGGAAGCACCTGCCCGCCGCGTTCGACTCGCTGCTCGACGCCGCCTGACCTCGTACGACCCCACTGAAACGCTCACCCGAAGGAACCGTGACATGGCCCGACGCCCCGACCCCCGCAAGCCCGTGAAGTCCCGCCCCAACCCCCTCGACGCGGCCGGCATCACGTACATCGACTACAAGGACACCGACCTGCTCCGGAAGTTCATCTCCGACCGGGGCAAGATCCGCAGCCGCCGCGTCACCCGCGTGACCGCCCAGCAGCAGCGCGCCCTCGCCACCGCCGTCAAGAACGCCCGGGAGATGGCCCTGCTGCCGTACGCCGGTCGCTGACCGCTTCCCAGGAAGGGAGGGGAGCGGGGGGGAGTGGGGGAGTGGGCGCGGCGACGGCGGCGGCGGGCGCCTTCTTTTCCTCCGGATTGCCTGCATGACGATGTCTTGCCGCAGTCTTGGCGGCGCGATGGCAGGCGCCGTCCGCTCCGGCGCCTAGCGTTCCCGTCATGCCGCCTCTGCCCTCGCACCCCGCACGCCCGGCCGCGCCCCGGGCCCTCCCGTACCGCAAGCCGACTCGCGGCCGGGACTACTGGATCCTGGACGACGTCCTGCCCGACCCCGACGCCGTACGGGCGCGCATGCTGGAGCGGGACGACTGGGTGCAGGGCTACCCGCACAAGCCCGAGCCGTGGCCGGGGCTGCGCACGATGCCCGGGCTCGAACCGGCCGAGCTGGCCCACGTGGAGAAGCTGGTCCGCAAGGCCACGGGGGCCCAGCGGATCTGGGCCGTGGACCCGGCCGGCGGTGGCACCTTCAACCACAACTGCGTCCAGGTCGTCGGCAAGGACGAGTGCGAGCCGCGCCCGCACACCGACTCCCGCAGCCTGTGCCGCTACGCGGCGGTGCTGTACCTCAGCCCGGACCTCCCCAAGGACTGCGGCACCAGCTTCTACCGCCAGAACCTGCCCGGCGGTGTCCTCGGCGGCAATCAGGTGCTCGCCCCGCACAACAACCTGGTGGACGCGCTCGGCACCCGCTTCGTGCCCGAGGACTCCTTCACCGAGGACCTGCGCGTCCCGCCCCGCTACAACCGCCTGCTGCTGTACTCGGCCAACCTCATCCACACGGCGACCGGGTACACCGGCACCACCCTGGAGGACAAGCGGATGACGGCCGTCTTCTTCTGGATGGCCGCCGGCGGCACCAGGTGACCGCAGACGGTGGCCCCCGCACCCTCGACGTTGGGCCGTCGAAGGGCGAGAGCTGAATAAAGCGGCGACGGTTGTGCCCGTCGGCTCGACAGCCGACGGGCACAACCGTCGCCCGCGGAGGGCTCAGGCGCCCGCCCTCCGCTTGTTCCACACGTCGAAGCCGACCGCCGCGAGCAGCACCAGGCCCTTGATGACCTGCTGCCAGTCGGTGCCCACCCCGACCAGGTTCATGCCGTTGTTGAGCACGCCGAGGACCAGGCCGCCGATGATGGCGCCCAGGATGGTGCCGACACCGCCGGTCATCGAGGCCCCGCCGATGAACGCGGCGGCGATGGCCTCCAGTTCGAAGTTCACGCCCGCCTTCGGCGAGGCCGCGTTGAAGCGGGCGGCGAAGACGAGTCCGGCGAGCGCCGCGAGCATTCCCATGTTGAGGAACACCGCGAAGGTCACCTTGCGGTCCTTGACCCCGGACAGCTTGGCGGCCGGCAGGTTCCCGCCGATCGCGTACACGTGCCGTCCGATCACCGCGTTGCGCATCACGTAACCGAAGCCGACGAGCAGTACGGCCAGGATCAGCAGCACCACGGGCGCGCCCTTGTAGCTGGCGAGGAGCAGGGTGGTGACCAGGACCGCGGCGACGAGGGCCGTGACCTTGAGCGCGAACAGGCCGGTGGGGAGCGTCTCCAGGGCGAACTCCCGCTGGCGGCGGCGGTCCCGTACCTCCTGGAAGATCACATAGGCGGTCAGTCCCAGGCCGAGGAGCAGGGTCACGTTGTGGTAGTTGGTCTGCGGCCCCACCTCCGGCAGGAAGCCGTTGGCGATCTTCTGCAGGCCCTCCGGGAAGGGGCCGAGCGTCTGGCCCTTGAGGAAGATCTCCGTGAGCCCGCGGAACAGCAGCATGCCGGCGAGCGTCACGATGAACGACGGTATGCCGACGTACGCGATGAAGAAGCCCTGGAGGGCTCCGGCGACGGCGCCGAGGAGCAGCGTGAGCAGCACCGCGACCGGCCAGGAGACATGGTGCTGCACCATGAGCACCGCCCCGATGCCGCCGACCAGGGCCATGAGGGAGCCCACCGACAGATCGATGTGCCCGGAGATGATGACGATCATCATGCCGATGGCCAGGACGAGGATGTAGCTGTTCTGCAGCACCAGGTTGGAGACGTTGCGCGGCAGCAGCAGGTCGCCGCCCGTCCAGATCTGGAACAGGAGCACGATCAGGCCGAGCGCGAAGAGCATCCCGTACTGGCGCATGTTCCGCCGGACGCCGTCCAGGAGCACCCGGACCACCGGTGTCCCGTGCGGCCCGGGTGCCGCGCCGCCCGGGGGCGCCGGGGCGCTCTTGTCCATGGTGATGTCGGTGCTCATGTCCGGTGTCCTTCGCTGGAGGCGGCGCCCGCGGCGGCCGCCGGTGGTGCGGGGGTGTCCTGCGTCATGTGCCGCATCAGCACTTCCTGCGTGGCGTCCGCGCGGGAGACCTCGCCGGTCAGCCGTCCGGCCGCCATGGTGTAGACGCGGTCGCACATGCCGAGCAGTTCGGGCAGCTCGGAGGAGATGAAGACGATCGCCTTGCCCTCGGCGGCGAGCCGGTCGATCACGGTGTAGATCTCGAACTTGGCCCCCACGTCGACGCCCCGGGTGGGCTCGTCGAGGATCAGCACGTCCGGACCGGCGAGGATCCACTTGCTGAGGACGACCTTCTGCTGGTTGCCGCCGGAGAGGCGGCCGACCGGTTCGAGGACGTTCGGCGTCTTGATGTTCATGGTCCGCCGGTACCGTTCGGCCACCTTGCGTTCCTCGTGCCCGTCGACGACGCCGCGGCGAGCGAGGGCGCCGAGCGACGCGAGCGAGATGTTCCGGCTCACGGACTCGCCGAGGTTGAGCCCGTAGTGCTTGCGGTCCTCGGTGACGTACGCGATGCCGTGGGCGACCGCCTCGGGCACCGTACGGGTGCGCACCTCGCGGCCGTCCTTGAGCACGGTGCCCCGCTCGTAGTGGCCGTAGGAGCGGCCGAAGACGCTCATGGCGAGTTCGGTGCGGCCGGCCCCCATGAGGCCGGCGACGCCGACGATCTCCCCGCGGCGGACCCGGAGCGAGACC from Streptomyces fradiae includes:
- the rpsR gene encoding 30S ribosomal protein S18; the encoded protein is MARRPDPRKPVKSRPNPLDAAGITYIDYKDTDLLRKFISDRGKIRSRRVTRVTAQQQRALATAVKNAREMALLPYAGR
- a CDS encoding GTP-binding protein, whose product is MRGDHRLPVVLVGGLHADARKEVVERLLKTVPGSVALHHDLAGASDGNVLRLIRDATGTLSSGDTPLVNDCACCALREDLVPELERLADSRLTRLAVVELWDSVEPKAMAEVIAAHGGDRLALTNVITAVDPALVLPYLGNGDDLAEAGLAAAPTDQRTVGDTWARQLEYAPVLAVVDSADADDEDRALLAQLHPTARLVPAGSGELAAAAFAGFDVEAAAAAQHPACALLPQDADEAGVSTFVWRRHRPFHPGRLYEALEDLCCAAARSRGRFWLADRPDTLLAWDAAGGALCVESAGPWLASLPDAAWEMVPPVRRAAAALDWHPEHGDCCQHLVFTSPGLDREGLEVLLDSCLLTDAEYQAGREAWKHLPAAFDSLLDAA
- a CDS encoding type B 50S ribosomal protein L31, which codes for MKPGIHPAYEPVVFRDSASGTAFLTRSTMTSDKTVEWEDGSTYPVVDVEISSASHPFYTGTARVLDTAGRVEKFQRRYGAR
- a CDS encoding DUF6445 family protein translates to MPPLPSHPARPAAPRALPYRKPTRGRDYWILDDVLPDPDAVRARMLERDDWVQGYPHKPEPWPGLRTMPGLEPAELAHVEKLVRKATGAQRIWAVDPAGGGTFNHNCVQVVGKDECEPRPHTDSRSLCRYAAVLYLSPDLPKDCGTSFYRQNLPGGVLGGNQVLAPHNNLVDALGTRFVPEDSFTEDLRVPPRYNRLLLYSANLIHTATGYTGTTLEDKRMTAVFFWMAAGGTR
- the mmsB gene encoding multiple monosaccharide ABC transporter permease, with the translated sequence MSTDITMDKSAPAPPGGAAPGPHGTPVVRVLLDGVRRNMRQYGMLFALGLIVLLFQIWTGGDLLLPRNVSNLVLQNSYILVLAIGMMIVIISGHIDLSVGSLMALVGGIGAVLMVQHHVSWPVAVLLTLLLGAVAGALQGFFIAYVGIPSFIVTLAGMLLFRGLTEIFLKGQTLGPFPEGLQKIANGFLPEVGPQTNYHNVTLLLGLGLTAYVIFQEVRDRRRQREFALETLPTGLFALKVTALVAAVLVTTLLLASYKGAPVVLLILAVLLVGFGYVMRNAVIGRHVYAIGGNLPAAKLSGVKDRKVTFAVFLNMGMLAALAGLVFAARFNAASPKAGVNFELEAIAAAFIGGASMTGGVGTILGAIIGGLVLGVLNNGMNLVGVGTDWQQVIKGLVLLAAVGFDVWNKRRAGA